DNA from Platichthys flesus chromosome 20, fPlaFle2.1, whole genome shotgun sequence:
AAACTATGATAAACTATAAACTAATTACCCCCTTAATCTTCATTCCGCTTCTTAATAAATTCAAACTCAAGcagttaaataataattaatccAACACTGATGTCTATTAATCTACATTCTTGCCCAGTGTGCGGATGTCCATGTGATGTTATTGAGTACGATGTGATCTAATTAACTTGTCATGCAGCTGGACGACTCTCACATTAACAGTTCACCATGAACcacttttaaaagtttgcatAGAAACCTTCAAACCCTGAATTAatgctaaataaaataatttgctCCTTATAATGTGATTTGATCGACGTTGACGAAGAGACAAAGTCGAATAATCGTGTCGAGGGAATCCTCCTCGGTCGTGCATGTCAGTCGATGTACTGTGATAACCATCGGAAGCCTTCGCCGTAGCCTTGCTTCTTCAACACGCTGCACATGAAAATCTCCATCGGTCGAATGTTCAGCTCCTTCAAAGACACATTTCCCTGTTGGTGACAAAGATGAATGAGTCGGACACCAggacatcatcacacacacatgaaggaaTCACCTCATCTCTGAGAATTTAAAGATAAGTGGCCGACCTTTCCTGTGACTTGACCATCGAGAGCAAACGCTCCTCGTAGTCCTCCTTCGCTGACGGCCTCCGGACGGTCGATTTTATTACCCAGCACCAACACCGGTACATTGGTGATGGTTTCATCCGCTAGCAGAGCCTGGAAGTACGAGAGCAGCGCAATCATCACACCGTTAATCCGGCGTTAACACACAACCGTGAGAGCCGCGCGACGGGAACAGCTTGTAACTGTTAATCTTACGTCGAGTTCGGTCTTGGATTCTTGGAGTCTGTCGTGGTCCGCGCAGTCCACGAGGAAGACCACTCCGTTTATAGCGGGCAGGTAGTTCTTCCACACTCTCCGTGCTGTGGGAGAAACGGTGAATCGGCGGTGAATGAAACTCACAGCTTGTTTAAATGGAAACTGGAGGAAAATCAATTGTGTCTATATTGTGTCTGTGAATATCGTGGCATAATGAACAAATAACAAACTAACTACATATCCACACGGGTTTATTCAATCAGGTTGAAGAAGGTGGAGCTGTGTTGGGAATTATGTCAAGTCACCGAACTGTATGAATGGCAGTCAGTGAGACCATACCATTGCACAGTGACATAGATATTAATCCCTAAACGACTCATTCTCTCCAtaaa
Protein-coding regions in this window:
- the sar1aa gene encoding GTP-binding protein SAR1b isoform X1; this encodes MWSFGLKVKNSEMSFLFDWLYRGLSNVLQFLGLYKKSGKLVFLGLDNAGKTTLLHMLKDDRLGQHVPTLHPTSEELTIGGMTFTTFDLGGHVQARRVWKNYLPAINGVVFLVDCADHDRLQESKTELDALLADETITNVPVLVLGNKIDRPEAVSEGGLRGAFALDGQVTGKGNVSLKELNIRPMEIFMCSVLKKQGYGEGFRWLSQYID
- the sar1aa gene encoding GTP-binding protein SAR1b isoform X2 gives rise to the protein MSFLFDWLYRGLSNVLQFLGLYKKSGKLVFLGLDNAGKTTLLHMLKDDRLGQHVPTLHPTSEELTIGGMTFTTFDLGGHVQARRVWKNYLPAINGVVFLVDCADHDRLQESKTELDALLADETITNVPVLVLGNKIDRPEAVSEGGLRGAFALDGQVTGKGNVSLKELNIRPMEIFMCSVLKKQGYGEGFRWLSQYID